Sequence from the Rhodanobacter sp. genome:
CTCTTCCAGGTACTTGTTCATCAGCTCTTCGCTGGCTTCGGCCGCGGACTCGACCATGAACGACCGCGCCTCGGCAGCCTTGTCCGCGAGGTTCGCCGGGATGTCCTGGTACTCGAACTTCATGCCCTGCGAGGGCATGTCCCAGATGATCGCCTTCATCTTGAGCAGGTCGATCACGCCTTCGAAGTCGTCCTCGGCGCCGATCGGCACCACCATCGGCACCGGGTTGGCGCCCAGGCGGGCCTTCAGCTGGTCAACGACCTTGTAGAAGTTCGCACCGGTACGGTCCATCTTGTTGACGAACGCGAGGCGCGGCACGTGGTACTTGTTGGCCTGGCGCCACACGGTCTCGGACTGCGGCTGCACGCCGCCGACCGCGCACAACACGAACACCGCGCCGTCGAGCACGCGCAGCGAACGCTCCACCTCGATGGTGAAGTCGACGTGCCCGGGGGTATCGATGATGTTGAAGCGGTGCTGCTCCATCGAGCCGTCCATGCCCTTCCAGAACGCCGTGGTGGCGGCGGAAGTGATGGTGATGCCGCGCTCCTGCTCCTGCTCCATCCAGTCCATCGTGGCCGCACCGTCGTGCACCTCGCCGATCTTGTGCGAGACGCCGGTGTAGAACAGGATGCGCTCCGTGGTCGTGGTCTTGCCGGCATCGATGTGGGCCATGATGCCGAAGTTGCGGTAGCGCTCGATGGGAGTGGTGCGTGCCATAGTCGTAGTCCGACGGGAATCCATCCCCGATGTGGGCAGCGGCGGCCATCCGAGCCGCACTAGTCATGAAAAAATCCGGCACAAGTGCCGGCTTGTTTGGCGCCGCCCGCACCTGCGGGCGGCGCATTTACCGCTGGATTACCAGCGGTAGTGCGAGAAGGCCTTGTTGGCTTCCGCCATGCGATGGGTTTCTTCGCGCTTCTTGGCGGCGCCGCCGCGGCTCTCGGAGGCTTCCTGCAGTTCGGCAGCCAGCTTGCGCGGCATCGAGGTCTCGCCGCGCTTGCGCGCAGCCTCGATCACCCAGCGCATCGCCAGCGCCATGCGGCGACCCGGACGCACTTCGACCGGCACCTGGTAGGTGGCGCCGCCGACGCGACGGGACTTCACTTCGACGGCGGGCGCGACGTTGTTCAGCGCCTTCTCGACCAGCGCCACCGGCTCGGCGTGCTTTTCGCCCAGATGCTCCAGCGCACCGTACACGATGCTCTCGGCCACCGACTTCTTGCCGCTCTTCATCACCATGTTGATGAAGCGGGCGATCAGCTGGCTGCCGTGCTTGGGATCGGGCAGCACCACACGGGCGGGATGGGAACCTTTACGCGACATAGTTATTGTCTCTTTGAGTAGGCATCCATGCCCCAAGAAAAGCGGTCATCCTGACCGCACTCTTCGATTTAGGCCTTCGGGCGCTTGGCGCCGTACTTCGAACGCGACTGGCGGCGCTTGGCGACGCCGGCGCAATCGAGGCTGCCGCGCACCGTGTGGTAGCGCACGCCGGGAAGATCCTTGACGCGGCCGCCGCGGATGAGCACCACCGAGTGCTCCTGCAGGTTGTGGCCTTCGCCGCCGATGTAGCTGATGACCTCGTAACCGTTGGTCAGGCGCACCTTGGCAACCTTGCGCAACGCCGAGTTCGGCTTCTTCGGGGTGGTCGTGTACACGCGCGTGCAGACGCCGCGACGTTGCGGGCTGTTCTGCAGGGCAGGCGAATCGCTCTTGTAGCTCTTCGGGCTGCGGGATTTGCGCACCAACTGATTGATAGTCGCCATGCGTAGCCTTTTCTGAAAACATAAAGGCAGCCCGAACAAGCTCGGTCTGCCAAGAAGCGGGAATATAACACGGACAGCCTGCCATGGGCAAGCCAGCGTCCCGCCTTCCATGACCCGAACACGAGGTGCATCCGTGCACCTCATTTCGTATGTCTAGCGAGCAAAACCCGTCAAGGGTTTACTCGGCACCACCATCACCACCGGCCGGCGCCTCGGCGAACGAGACGGCGGAAGCGGCACCGGAGAGCGTTTCGAAATCCGAGGCGGACAGGCCGCTCTGGCTGCGACGCGAGGCGTGGTACGCCAAGCCGGTACCCGCGGGTATCAGACGTCCGACGATAACATTTTCCTTCAGGCCCCGCAAGGTATCGCGCGTGCCGCGAACCGCCGCTTCGGTGAGAACGCGGGTGGTTTCCTGGAACGAAGCCGCCGAGATGAACGACTCGGTGGCCAGCGAAGCCTTGGTGATGCCCAGTAGCACCGACTGGTACTCGGCCGGGCGCTCGCCCTTGCTCTCCGCACGATCGTTCTCGGCGTTGATGCGCACGCGCTCCACCTGCTCGCCGCGCAGGTAGTGGCTGTCGCCCGGCTCGGTGATCTCGACCTTGCGCAGCATCTGGCGAATGATCGCTTCGATGTGCTTGTCGTTGATCTTCACGCCCTGCAGGCGATAGACGTCCTGGATTTCCTTGACCAGGTAGGCCGCCAGCGGCTCCACACCCAGCAGGCGCAGGATGTCGTGCGGGCTGGGCTCGCCGTCCACCACGGTCTCGCCCTTCTCCACGTGCTCGCCTTCGAACACGATGACCTGGCGCCACTTCGGGATCAGTTCCTCGTGCTCGTTGCCGTCCACGTCCTTGATGATCAGGCGCTGCTTGCCCTTGGTGTCCTTGCCGAAGCTGATCACGCCCGAACGCTCGGCCAGGATCGCCGGCTCCTTCGGCTTGCGCGCTTCGAACAGGTCGGCCACGCGCGGCAGACCGCCGGTGATGTCGCGGGTCTTGGAGGCGTCCTGCGGGATACGCGCCACCACATCGCCCACGCCCACCGCGGCACCGTTCTGGATCGACACGATGGCGCCGGCCGGCAGCATGTACTGCGCCGGCACGTCGGTGCCCGGCAGCTTCAGCTCGCGGCCCTTGGCGTCTTCCAGACGCACGATGGGGCGCAGGTCCTTGGCGGCCGTACCGCGGCGCTTCGGATCGGTCACCACCGCCGACTCCAGGCCGGTCAGCTCGTCGGTCTGGCTCTGCACGGTGACGCCATCGATGAAGTCGATGAAGCGCACGGTACCGGCCACTTCCGACACGATCGGATGGGTGTGCGGATCCCAGTTCGCCACGACCTGGCCGGCCTTGACCGAGTCGCCGTCCTTCACCGCGATGGTGGCGCCGTAAGGCACCTTGTAGCGCTCGCGCTCGCGGCCGCTGGTGTCGAGCACCGACACTTCGCCCGAGCGCGACACCGCCACCAGGTGGCCCTGGGCGTGCTGCACGGTCTTGATGTTGTTGAACTTCAGCGTGCCGGTGGTCTTCACCGTCACGTTGTCCACGGCCGCCGCACGCGAAGCCGCACCGCCGATGTGGAAGGTACGCATGGTCAGCTGGGTACCGGGCTCGCCGATCGACTGCGCGGCCACCACGCCCACGGCCTCGCCCATGTTGACCAGGTGGCCACGGGCCAGGTCGCGGCCGTAGCACAGCTTGCACACGCCGTGGCTGGCGGAGCAAGTGATCGGCGAACGCACCTTGATCGACTGCACGCCGGCCTTGTCCAGCTTCTCGACCAGGGCCTCGTTGAGCAGGGTGTCGCGCTCGACGATGGGCTGGTCGTCGTTGCCGGGGGCGTAGACGTCCTCGACCACCACGCGGCCCAGCACGCGCTCGCGCAGCGGCTCGACCACGTCGCCGCCTTCCACGATGGGCTGCATGATCAGGCCGTCTTCGGTGCCGCAGTCGTCCATGGTCACGACCACGTCCTGCGCCACGTCCACCAGACGGCGGGTCAGATAACCCGAGTTGGCGGTCTTCAACGCGGTGTCCGCCAGACCCTTGCGGGCGCCGTGCGTCGAGTTGAAGTACTGCAGCACGTTCAGGCCTTCGCGGAAGTTGGCCTTGATCGGGGTCTCGATGATCGAGCCGTCCGGACGGGCCATCAGGCCGCGCATGCCGGCCAGCTGGCGGATCTGCGCCACGCTGCCGCGCGCGCCGGAGTCGGCCATGATGTAGAGCGAGTTCATCGACTTCTGGGCGACCTGCTTGCCCGCGCTGTCGGTCACCGTCTCGGTGCCGATGCCGTCGATCATCGCCTTGGCCACCAGTTCGTTGGTGCGCGACCAGATGTCGACCACCTTGTTGTAGCGCTCGCCGGCGGTGACCAGGCCCGACTGGTACTGCTGCTGGATCTCGACGACTTCCTTCTCGGCTTCCTCGAGGATCGCCTTCTTCTCGGCCGGGATCTTCATGTCGTCGATGCCGATGGAGATGCCGGCGCGCGTCGCGAAACGGTAGCCGGTATACATCAGCTTGTCGGCGAAGATCACCGTTTCCTTCAGGCCCAGGCCGCGGTAGCTGGCGTTGATCAGGCGCGAGATCGCCTTCTTGGTCAGCTCGGTGTTGGCCAGCTGGAACGGCAGGCCTTCCGGCAGGATCTCGGCGAGCAGCGCGCGGCCCACGGTGGTCTCGACCAGCTTGGTCTCCTCGGTGCGGCTGCCGTCGTCGGCGATGTGCACCTGCTTCAGGCGCACCTTGACCTTGGCGTGCAGCTCGACCGCGCGGTTGTCGTAGGCGCGACGCGCTTCGCTGATGCTGGAGAACGCCATGCCGGTGCCCTTCGCATTCACCAGCTCGCGGGTCATGTAGTACAGGCCCAGCACCACGTCCTGGGTCGGCACGATGATCGGCTCGCCGTTGGCGGGCGACAGGATGTTGTTGGTCGACATCATCAGCGCGCGCGCTTCGAGCTGCGCCTCGATCGACAACGGCACGTGCACGGCCATCTGGTCGCCGTCGAAGTCGGCGTTGAACGCGGTGCAGACCAGCGGATGCAGCTGGATCGCCTTGCCTTCGATCAGCACCGGCTCGAACGCCTGGATGCCGAGGCGGTGCAGCGTCGGTGCGCGGTTCAGCAGCACCGGATGCTCGCGGATCACCTCTTCCAGGATGTCCCACACCTGGCCTTCCTCGCGCTCGACGAGCTTCTTGGCGGCCTTGATGGTGGTGGCTTCGCCGCGCGCCTGCAGCTTGGCGAAGATGAAGGGCTTGAACAGCTCCAACGCCATCTTCTTGGGCAGGCCGCACTGGTGCAGGCGCAGCGTCGGGCCGACGGTGATCACCGAACGGCCGGAGTAGTCCACGCGCTTGCCGAGCAGGTTCTGGCGGAAGCGGCCCTGCTTGCCCTTGATCATGTCGGCCAGCGACTTCAGCGCGCGCTTGTTCGTGCCGGTGATGGCACGGCCGCGGCGACCGTTGTCGAGCAGCGCGTCCACCGACTCCTGCAGCATGCGCTTCTCGTTGCGCACGATGATGTCGGGCGCGTTGAGTTCGAGCAGGCGCTTCAGGCGGTTGTTGCGGTTGATGACGCGGCGGTACAGGTCGTTGAGATCGGACGTGGCGAAACGGCCGCCGTCCAGCGGCACCAGCGGACGCAGGTCCGGCGGCAGCACCGGCAGCACGGTCAGCACCATCCACTCCGGCTTGTTGCCGGATTCCAGGAACGCCTCGATCAGCTTCACGCGCTTGGTGAGGCGCTTCAGCTTGGTCTCGGAATTGGTGGAGGTGATTTCTTCCTTCAGGCGGATCACTTCGCCCGGCAGGTCGAGCGACTTCAGCAGCTCGTAGACGGCCTCGGCACCCATGCGGGCGTCGAACTCGTCGCCGTGCTCTTCCACGGCTTCAAGGTACTGGTCTTCGCTGAGCAGCTGACCGCGCTCGAGCGCGGTCAGGCCGGCGTCGATCACCACGAAGGCTTCGAAGTACAGGATGCGCTCGATGTCGCGCAGGGTCATGTCCAGCATCAGGCCGATGCGCGAGGGCAGCGACTTGAGGAACCAGATGTGCGCGGTCGGCGAGGCCAGTTCGATGTGGCCCATGCGCTCGCGGCGCACCTTGGCCAGGGTCACTTCCGTGCCGCACTTCTCGCACACCACGCCGCGGTGCTTCATGCGCTTGTACTTGCCGCACAGGCACTCGTAGTCCTTCACCGGGCCGAAGATGGCGGCGCAAAACAGGCCGTCGCGCTCGGGCTTGAAGGTGCGGTAGTTGATCGTTTCCGGCTTCTTCACCTCGCCGTAGGACCAGGAGCGGATCAGCTCCGGCGAAGCCAGCGCGATCTTGATCGAGTCGAACTCGGGCGTGGCGCGCTGCTGGTTGAACAGGTTGAGCAGGTCTTTCATGGGAGTCTCCGGTCGGAGCAAATTCTTGGACGGGGCCGCGGGTCAGTCGGATGGGTTCGTGGATCCGCGAGGCGGGATGCGCGCCTCGCGGATCCCGGTCCTCACTTGACCTCTTCCAGATCGATGTCGATGCCGAGCGAGCGGATTTCCTTCACCAGCACGTTGAAGGATTCCGGCATGCCGGCCGCCATCTCGTGGTTGCCGTCGACGATGTTCTTGTACATCTGGTTGCGGCCCTGCACGTCGTCGGACTTCACCGTCAGCATTTCCTGCAGGGTGTAGGCCGCGCCGTAGGCTTCCAGCGCCCAGACTTCCATTTCGCCGAAGCGCTGGCCGCCGAACTGCGCCTTGCCGCCCAGCGGCTGCTGGGTGACCAGCGAGTACGGGCCGGTGGAGCGCGCGTGCATCTTGTCGTCGACCAGGTGGTTGAGCTTCAGGTAGTGCATGTAGCCCACGGTGACCGGGCGGTCGAACGCCTCGCCGGTGCGGCCGTCGAACAGCGTGGTCTGGCCCGACTCGGGCAGATCCGCCAGCTTCAGCATCGCCTTGATCTCGGTTTCCTCGGCGCCGTCGAACACCGGCGTGGCCATCGGTACGCCGGCCTGCAGGTTCTTGGCCAGCGCGAGGATCTCGTCGTCGGTCAGCGATTTCAGGTCCACGTGCTGCACCGCGCCGGCGACGTGGTGGTTGTAGATCTGGTCGAGGAACTCGCGAATCTGCTTGACCTTGGCCTGCTCCTCCAGCATCTGCTGGATCTTCTTGCCGAGGCCCTTGGCCGCCCAGCCCAGGTGCACTTCCAGGATCTGGCCGATGTTCATACGGCTGGGCACGCCCAGCGGGTTCAGGCAGATGTCCACCGAGGTGCCGTCGGCCATGTGCGGCATGTCTTCCACCGGCACCACGTTCGACACCACGCCCTTGTTGCCGTGACGGCCGGCCATCTTGTCGCCCGGCTGGATGCGGCGCTTCACGGCCAGGAACACCTTGACCATCTTCAGCACGCCCGGCGCGAGGTCGTCGCCCTGGGTGATCTTGCCCTGCTTCTCCTTGAAGCGCTTGTCGAACTCTTCCTTGTGGCGCTTGACCTGGTCGCTGGCGCGCTCGAGGAAC
This genomic interval carries:
- the rpsL gene encoding 30S ribosomal protein S12 encodes the protein MATINQLVRKSRSPKSYKSDSPALQNSPQRRGVCTRVYTTTPKKPNSALRKVAKVRLTNGYEVISYIGGEGHNLQEHSVVLIRGGRVKDLPGVRYHTVRGSLDCAGVAKRRQSRSKYGAKRPKA
- the rpsG gene encoding 30S ribosomal protein S7, with the protein product MSRKGSHPARVVLPDPKHGSQLIARFINMVMKSGKKSVAESIVYGALEHLGEKHAEPVALVEKALNNVAPAVEVKSRRVGGATYQVPVEVRPGRRMALAMRWVIEAARKRGETSMPRKLAAELQEASESRGGAAKKREETHRMAEANKAFSHYRW
- the rpoC gene encoding DNA-directed RNA polymerase subunit beta', which produces MKDLLNLFNQQRATPEFDSIKIALASPELIRSWSYGEVKKPETINYRTFKPERDGLFCAAIFGPVKDYECLCGKYKRMKHRGVVCEKCGTEVTLAKVRRERMGHIELASPTAHIWFLKSLPSRIGLMLDMTLRDIERILYFEAFVVIDAGLTALERGQLLSEDQYLEAVEEHGDEFDARMGAEAVYELLKSLDLPGEVIRLKEEITSTNSETKLKRLTKRVKLIEAFLESGNKPEWMVLTVLPVLPPDLRPLVPLDGGRFATSDLNDLYRRVINRNNRLKRLLELNAPDIIVRNEKRMLQESVDALLDNGRRGRAITGTNKRALKSLADMIKGKQGRFRQNLLGKRVDYSGRSVITVGPTLRLHQCGLPKKMALELFKPFIFAKLQARGEATTIKAAKKLVEREEGQVWDILEEVIREHPVLLNRAPTLHRLGIQAFEPVLIEGKAIQLHPLVCTAFNADFDGDQMAVHVPLSIEAQLEARALMMSTNNILSPANGEPIIVPTQDVVLGLYYMTRELVNAKGTGMAFSSISEARRAYDNRAVELHAKVKVRLKQVHIADDGSRTEETKLVETTVGRALLAEILPEGLPFQLANTELTKKAISRLINASYRGLGLKETVIFADKLMYTGYRFATRAGISIGIDDMKIPAEKKAILEEAEKEVVEIQQQYQSGLVTAGERYNKVVDIWSRTNELVAKAMIDGIGTETVTDSAGKQVAQKSMNSLYIMADSGARGSVAQIRQLAGMRGLMARPDGSIIETPIKANFREGLNVLQYFNSTHGARKGLADTALKTANSGYLTRRLVDVAQDVVVTMDDCGTEDGLIMQPIVEGGDVVEPLRERVLGRVVVEDVYAPGNDDQPIVERDTLLNEALVEKLDKAGVQSIKVRSPITCSASHGVCKLCYGRDLARGHLVNMGEAVGVVAAQSIGEPGTQLTMRTFHIGGAASRAAAVDNVTVKTTGTLKFNNIKTVQHAQGHLVAVSRSGEVSVLDTSGRERERYKVPYGATIAVKDGDSVKAGQVVANWDPHTHPIVSEVAGTVRFIDFIDGVTVQSQTDELTGLESAVVTDPKRRGTAAKDLRPIVRLEDAKGRELKLPGTDVPAQYMLPAGAIVSIQNGAAVGVGDVVARIPQDASKTRDITGGLPRVADLFEARKPKEPAILAERSGVISFGKDTKGKQRLIIKDVDGNEHEELIPKWRQVIVFEGEHVEKGETVVDGEPSPHDILRLLGVEPLAAYLVKEIQDVYRLQGVKINDKHIEAIIRQMLRKVEITEPGDSHYLRGEQVERVRINAENDRAESKGERPAEYQSVLLGITKASLATESFISAASFQETTRVLTEAAVRGTRDTLRGLKENVIVGRLIPAGTGLAYHASRRSQSGLSASDFETLSGAASAVSFAEAPAGGDGGAE